Within Paenibacillus sp. RUD330, the genomic segment GCCGATGCCGGGATCGAAATCGACGAGCTTCCGGCTTGAAGCGCAATCGTTCCTAGCGGCATGGCCTCGGCATATGCCAGGAAGGCGTCCAGCGGCAGCTCCGCCGCTCTTCCGCCGCCTGCGAGAGCTGTCGATCCGAGCTGCACGGGCGACGTTTTGCCGGCGGCCGCCTTCGCCAGCGCATCCTGATTGGCGGCGGATGAACCCATTCCCGGCTCCGGCGAGCCTGTCGGCCTCGGCGTCGGCGATGCCGCTCCTGTCGGCCCCGGCGTCGGCGATGCCGTGCCTGTCGGCGCTGGTGTCGGCGACGCCGTGCCTGTCGGCGCCGGTGTCGGCGACGCCGTGCCTGTCGGCGCCGGTGTCGGCGAACCCGTTCCCGGCTCCGGCTGGCTGTCCCACGTCAAGCCTTCTCCGGTCTGGTAGCCGTCGACCGGGAGCACGCCTGCCGGCGGCGCTTGCTCGGTCAGCGCCAGCTGGAACGCGCTGCCGGAAGCGTTGAAGAACGGCCCTACTTTAGCGCCGCGGAGCTGCAGCATGTCCAGCTGGACGGAGCCGCTGATGCCGCCGCCCGCGTGGATGCCCCAAGTGCCCGCTCCATCGAGCACCAGATTGCGGATGAGAATGCGATGCCGGCCGCTGACATTGAACGGATAGGCTCCGTTGATGTACAGCCCCTGGAACGTGCTGTCCAGAACGGTATTGTCGAGAATGTCGATATCGGCCTCGATCGGCTTGTCGCCGGTGAACAGCCAGATCGCGCCGAAGTCCTGGTTCCAGTTGAACTCATGGCCGCCGGCACGGATCAGCGTATTGCGCTCCACGACCGTCCTGCCGCCGAAGGCGACGGGATTGAAGCGCGTCGACACCGCGATGCCGGCGCCGAATCCGACCGTATCGGACAGGATGTTGTCCTGCACCTTGTTGTCGCTGCCGCCGAAGATCGCGACATTGTCCGCCAGCCATGGAAGCTGGACGGTGTTGAAGCGGATCGTGTTGCCCGAAGCCCGCGCGTCGTCCGCGCTTACTCCGTCCGGCTGCGACGACCAGATCGCGATGGAGTCGTCGCCCGTATTGCGGATCGCATTCTGCTCCGCCATGGAGTTGATGGTTCCCGTCGAGAAGTTGATGCCGTCCGCATACGTATCCCGGATGCGCATGCCTGCGGCGTACAGGCCGTCGGTGGCGATGCCGCCGTCCTCGTCGTCGCTGCGGACCGACCAGATGCCGGCTTTGGCATGCTCGACCCATACGCCTTGAATCGTGGAGCCCTTGCCGAACGTTCCGTCAAAAGCGGCCTCCCGAAGCTCGTCATGCCGCCCCGTCACGCCGACGTCGATCTTGAGATCGTACACGCCGACTCCGTCTCCCGTGCCCATGAAGCCTGCGCCTTCAATAGCCGTATGCCACATGCCCGCGCCGCGGATGACGATTCCCTGCACCTCCAGCGGCGAATCGAGCCGGAACAAGCCTTGCGGCACCCAGACTCCTTTGCCCGCAGCCTTGGCTGCCCTGATTGCGTCCAGAAACGCAGCCGAATCGCTCTTGCCGTCGTTCGGCGCCGCGCCGAAATCCGTCACGGAGAGGAAGCCTGCCGGCATGGCGTATGCCGCCGGCGCAAGCTCCAGATCGGCGGAGTCGAGAACATAAGAGGAGGCTGCATCGGAGACCTGCTTCTCCAGCCTCAGCACGGTCCCTGCCGGGAGCGTGCGGCCGAAGTCCAGCTGCGTCTCGTCATAGAAGCGGTGAGGATCTCCGTCCTCGGGATTGTTGGACCATGGATACTTGCCGTATACCCAGGCGTGGCGGCTGGATAGCTCCAGCTTGCCGCCCGGGGCTCCGTCCACCGAATAGCTCAGCGTCGCCTGCTGGCCGCCGCCGTCCTGACTGTCCGGTATGCTGTAGCGCAAGGACATGTAGCTGGCCGGTTCCGCAAGCTTGAATTCCACATACTGGCCGGCTGCATCCAGCTTGACGGCCTTTCTGCCGGACGCTTCGGAAGCAAGCGTCATGTACGTCCGGTCGGGACCAAGCAAGGTTCCGTTCGTCGCTCCGTCCTCGGCTTCATAAGTCGTATAAGGAAGAGTCGCTCCGCGATAATCTCGGCTGACCGCGCCATGGACGAGCAGCCGATCCACCAGCAGGCCGCCTCCGTCGTCCCCGGCCCTGCGCAGCTCAACGGAGTTGTAGCCTGCCCGCAGGTCCAGCTTGGCCGATACCGTCTTCCACATCCCGCTGCCGTCGCCGGCTGCCGCATCCAGCTTGCCTTGCGGCTGGCCGTTGACATAGACGGACAGCCTGCCCCCTTCCTCTCCCGCCAAGACCGCAACGGTCCACTCCGCTTCATAACGGCCTGCTGCCTGCGCTTGAACGGACAGGATCAGCCGGTCATCGGCATCCTTCCAGCCGGATGCATACCCGCTGCCGGCATAACCGGGCGCTTCGGCATGTATGCCCGCGCCGCCGGAGACAAAGCCTTTTTCCGCTTCGTACACGACATCGCCTGCGGCCTCGAGCAGCTTCCAGCGGCCTGAGCCTCCCGCCGTTTCACGCTCGGCAAGCGTCGCATGACCGGAGGAGGCTGACAGCACGCGGCTGCCGCCCGGCTCGGCCAGCATCAGCAAGCCGGACTGCCGCTCCTGCGTCCATTCCGCTGTCGGGCCGGCCTCACCCGCCGAGACGGAGCTTCCGTCCCGCAGCAGGTAGCTGCCGGTTTCCTCGTTCCGGAGCAGCAGCCTGCCGTTGCGGTCTTCCATTCTCCAAAGGACGCTCTTGCTGCGGACATCTCCGCCGGACAGCCCCAACCCATCGCCGCTCATCGCCAGCAGCGAGCCGGCGGCCGAGTTTTGCAGCCGGTACAAGCCCCCATGCGGCGCCGCCGGCGTGAGACCGCTGCCGACCGTATCCTGAACCTCCGGGATGTATCCTCCCTCGGGCGCCGCGGCAGCGACCCACTGGACGGCTCCGTTGTCGATGGAACGCAGGTCAAGCTGGGCATAGCCGAGTACGTCCGCGATCTGCGCGTATTCATCCTCGTGGCCCTCGGCCAGGCTGCGCAGCAGAATCGCTCCGGCGGCAGGCGCGTTCTCGAGCGCCCATCCCGCGTTTGCTCCCGCTCCTCCTGCAGCAACGGTGCCGAGATAGCTCACGCCCGGCAGCCAGGAGAGCTCGCGGCCGGTGACGGCATTGACGATCGAAACGCCTCCTCCGTCCCTTTCCTTCACGAACCAGTGCGAACGCAGGTCCTTGGCGTCCAGGCTGCCGTAAAGCACGACGCCGCCGGCATTCTCGTAGAGCGCCGCTCCGCCGGACTTGCTCGTCAAGCGGATCGCCCCGTCAGGCAGCAGCACCGGAGCGCCGCCACCCGTGCCGGTCTCGCTTGCCTTCACCGGAATGAATTCCCACTTCGGGCTGCCCCAATCCCGGTTCACCGGGCTGTACTCGGCCGCCTTGAGCTTATGCTCGACGTTCAAGTATCCGGAAGCTTCGGCCGGGCGGGCATCCCCCGCGCTGCGGATCAGCTTGAAGCCCTGATGATCCGACACGGTCCATGCGGCCGAATCCATATCGCCTTCCGGATCCGCTACCCGGACCGATTCGCGGGAATCCGGCTTCACGCCGCTCAGCGTGACGTAATGGCCGGTCTTCCGGTTCACGATATGCTGCACGCCGTCCTTCGACTCGATCAGCCAGTGCGCGCTCTCGTCGCCCGGCTGGACGTTGCCGTAGGCCAGCTTGCCGTCCTTCTCGAACAAATACAGCTGCAGCCAGTCGTTGCGAATCTTCACATACGGGGTCAGCTCCTCGGCCGGCCCCTCAGGCGCGGGAGCCTTCACCAGCCAGCGCGCGCTGCCCCAGGACGGCTGCGCCCAGTTGTTGGCATGTCCGTAGCCGTCCTGGCTCTGCACGTTCAGATACGCGTCTCCATCGGAAGCGGCCTGGAAGGTGGACTGTCCGGCCTGGACATCGCCGCTGCCGTCCATGCCCGGAGCTTGAATCCAGCTCGTCAGCAGCGGATCCGCCGCTTGAGGAGCGGCGGCAGCAAGGGCGGCGCCGCCCTTCAGCTCCGTCTGCTGCATGTAACGGCCCGTCTGCACGTTGCGCAGCCGAACCGCCGTTCCGTAGTCCTCCACAATCCATTGGGAGGACGCATCGGTGTAATCCGGGGTGCCGTATGCGATCAGGCCGCCCTGCTCCTGCAAAAAGCTTCCCTTCCAACTGTCCTGCAGCCGCTTGGCGGAAGAATCGGCCGCCGGCTCCAGTCTCCACGAGGAGCTGCCCCAGCCCGGCTGCGCCCAGTCGCTGATCTGCGCATGGCCGGTCTGGCTCTGCACATGGAGCAGGTAGGAGGATTTCTCGCTGCTCGCTATCGTATACAGCCCTGCAGACCCCGCTTGCTCCTGAATGGAAAAATCGCCTGCCGTGGAAGCTTCCGGCAGATCCGAGCTTTTGACGGGATCGTTGAGACGGTCCCCATCGTTGCCCAGACGGTTCAGCACATGCCCCGTCGCCCGATTGACGAACTTCTTCGAGCCCGGCGCCACGCCGTCCACGACAAACCATTGCGAGGAAGCGTCGTTCAGCTCCGGCGCGCCATATTTCGCCAGACCGGCTTCCTCATAGAGGACGTACCCCTTCCAGCCGTCGACCAGCCGGACCGGCTCCTCGCCATGCCCCGGCTCCACCTGCCACAACGCCGAGCCCCAGCCCGGCTGCGCCCAGTCGCTCGCCTGCGCGTAACCGTTCAGCACCTGGATGTTGACGAGCTGATTCGAGCGGCCGGGAATGGACAGATTGACGTAACCGGGCTTGCCGGATGCTTCCGTCACCTGCCACTGAGCCGATGCCGCGCCGCTGTCGAGCGCGGAGCTCTTGAGATTGTCATGCGGATCCGATGCCAGCTCCCGGTTCAGCAGATGGCCGGTCGCCCGGTTCACGAGCAGCTGCGCGCCTCCTTCGCCGCTTTTGATCTCCCATTGGGATGCAGGATCGTTCACTGCCGTGAAGCCGTAGCGGGCTTGTCCCTCCGCTTCGTACAGATACACGCCTTTCCATTCATTTTTCAGCCGGACGTAGACGGAATCGGAAACAGAAACCGTTGCGGATGCCGCAGCCTCGTACCCGAGGTCCTGTACGGCCGAGCTGAGGTCCGCTTCCGCGGCGCGCGCGCCCGGAGCCATCGCCGGCAGGAACAGCAGCAGGCTCAGAAGAGCGGCAGCAAGCCGCCTGAATTGAATTGCCATGTTGGATCCCCTTTCGTTATGGTTGCGCTTTCTTTCCTTGGCAAAAGAAAAGCCGCCCAATCATGTCCAAGACAATCAAGAGTGCAGCTTTTCCTTTTTGTTGCTTGTTCGGAGAGCTCAGCCCTTCGTCGCTCCGTCCGCGAGGCCGGAGATGAGGAAGCGCTGCAGCAGCAGGAATACGGTCGCGATCGGCACGGCGATCAGGATGGTGCCCGCCGCGAAGATCGTGAAGTTGTTGGAGAACTTGTCGTTGATGAAGTTGTACAGCCCGAGCGCCAGCGTGTACTTCTCGGGCGAGCGCAGGATGATGCGCGGCGTCAGGAAGTCCATGAACGGCGCCATGAAGGTGAACAGCCCGACGACCGCCAGGATCGGAGCCGTCAGCGGCATCAGAATCCGGAAGAATACGGTCAGATGCCCCGCGCCGTCCATCGTGGCCGATTCGTCGAGATCGCGCGGAATGGTGTCCAGGTACCCTTTGACGAGGAACACGTTCATCGGCAGTCCGCCGACGGCGTAGATCAGGATCAGGCCGGTGAACGTGTCCAGCAGGTTCACCAAGTTGAGCAGCAGGTAGATCGCCACCATGCCCATGAGCACCGGGAACATCTGCAGCAGCAGGAAGGTGTAGATGCCGTACTTGCGGCCCGTGAAGCGGAAGCGCGAGAACACATACGCCAGCAGCGACACCATCGTCACGGAGGCGACGGCATTGCAGACGGCGACGATGATCGTGTTTTTGTACCAGAGGCCGTAATCGCTCTGCGGATCCGTGAACAGCCAGCGGTAATGCTCCAGCGACAGATTGTCGGGAATCAGCTTGGCGCTGTAGAGGCTCGTGCCGGGATTCAGCGAGATGCTGACCGCCCACAGCAGCGGATACAGGATGACGGCGAACATGATCAGAACAACGAGGTAGATGCCGGATACTTCCAGCTTGGATCTCAGCGTGCGTCCCATCAATATCCCTCCTCACGGAATGACCGCGTCTTCCGGAACTGATAGAACGCGAACGCCGCGACGATGAGGCCCATGATGATGCTGATGGCGGCGGCCATTTTGTAGTTGTTGTCGGTGAAGGTCAGGTTGTACACCCAGGAGATGAGAATGTCGGTCGCTCCCGCGCTTTGGCCCGGCACCGCCGGTCCTCCCTTGTTGAACAGGAAGATGATGTTGAAGTTGTTGAAGTTGAACGAATACTGCATGATGAGGAGCGGCGCCGTGGCGAACAGGATATGGGGCAAAGTGATGAAGCGGAACTTCTGCCAGCGGCTGCCTCCATCCACCTCGGCGGCTTCGTACCAGTCCTTGGAAATGCTCTGCAGCACGCCCGTGAACAGCGTGAACACATACGGGAAGCCGAGCCAGATCTGGATCAGGATGATCGCGACGCGGGCCCAGGTCGGGTCCGTCAGCCATGGAACCATCAAGCCGAACCTGCTCATGATCTGCATGTTGATCGCCCCGAACGTATCGTTGAACATCGCGGCGAACACGAGCGCGGTCATGAACGAAGGCACTGCCCAGGGAAGGATGAAGACCGTGCGGATCAGCTTCTTGAAGCGCACGCGATTGTCATTGACGAGCACGGCGAGCAGCATCGCCAGGCCGATCTGGAGCGAGGTCGCGACCAGCGTCCAGACGACCGTCCAGGTGACGACGGAGACGAGGCTCTGCGTCCAGATCGGGTTGGTGAACAGCTCCTTGAAGTTGATCCAGCCCACCCAGTCCAGCAGCTTCGCTGGCGGAGAGTTGTACAGGCTGTAGTTCGTGAACGCGAGCGCGACCATGAACAGCAGCGGGAAAACGACGACCATCGCCAGCAGGATGAAGCTGGGAACGACGACGAAATAAGGGAAGCCTTTGTCGTAGCTGTCATGGAAAGCCTGCCTCACGGATGGAATCCGCTCGCCGTCCTGACGGCGGACCGCATCCCGGTAAGCATCCTTGATGTTGAGGATATAGCTGTACAGAAGCACGGCCGCTAGCAGCAGAGAGAGGATGCCCTCCGTCAGCAGCGTTCGGGAATCGTCTTTATTCGGATCGTCGCCCAGCGTGATCAGCCCTTCGATGCCGTGCGCCGTCCATGCGCCGATCGATGCCGCGAGCGACAGCGCCAGCACGAGGAACAGCACGCCCTTGATGAAGCGTCGATTGTACAGCTGGCCCAGGCCTGGAATGATGGACAGCGCGGCTGCCGCAGCTGGAGAAGGCTGGGGACCGGCCTTCGGTTGCAATGCTTTTTGCATGGTTCCTTCACCTTCCGATCCTTGCTCTTTATATAGAGGTCCGTCCATGAATATCCGGGTCGATCCAAAAGCAAAAGCCCGGGGGCCGCGCCGGTGAGCGCCAGCCCGCGGGCATCGTGGTGTTGCTGTCCCGCCGCCGCCTTGCCTTGACGGCCAGGCGATGATTTCCTGTGTGGAGCCGGATCCGATAGCGCAGCCTTCTTATTTGCCGGACATCGCCATCTTGTCCTGAACCTGCTTCACGGCGTCATCCAGCGATTTCTGCACATCCTTGCCTTCGGAAGCGAACTGGAGCGCGTTTTTCATCGGATCCCAGACATAATCAAGCTCAGGAACCGTAGGGAACGGCTGGCCGAATTGGACCTGCTCCGTGAAGCCCTTCACGAGCGGGTCGCTCGTCAGCGCGGTGTCGTTCAGAACCGCAGTGACCGGAGGCACTTGGCCGGTCTTTTTGTAATATTCAAGCGCGTTTTCCTGGTTGGTGATGAAGGCCGCCAGATCGGAAGCCCATTCCGGGGATTTGGAGAACTTGGAGAGCATCCAGCCCTTCACGCCGATGAAGGAGGTCGGGTGCTTGCCGTTTTCCAGCGTCGGAAGCGGAGCCACCGCCAGATCGTCGCCAAGCTGCTTCTTGTAATCCGTGATCGCCCAAGGTCCGTTGATGACCGCGCCGACCTTGCCGGAGCCGAACAGGCCGCCGACGATATCGCCGTTCACGCCTTTGGGCAGGTAGCCTTTCTTGAACCAATCCTGGATCAGCTGGACGCCTTTGACAGCGCCCTCCTTGTTGAGGCCGATGTCGTTTACATCGTAGCCGCCGGCGTCGGTCCCCTTGAAGATGTAGCCGTCGTTGCCGCCCATGAATGCCCAGGCGTAGTAGAAGTTGATGCCTTCGAACAGGAAGCCGTAGGTCTGCTTCTTGGCGTCCGTCTGCTCCTGGGCCAGCTTCTCCAGGTCTGCGATTGTCGCCGGCGCCGCAGGCACGAGCTTTTTGTTGTAGAACAGCGCGTAGGTCTCCGTTACGAACGGCAGGCCGTACAGCTGGCCGTCCTGGCTGAGCGCCTTGAGCGCTTCCGGCGTGAAGGAGTCGAGCACGGCCTGCTCGGCCTTGACCGGCTGCACGAGGCCTTTGAGCACCAGGTTGCCGATGCCCGGCTGGTAGAACAGGTCCGGACCTTTGCCGGCAGGACCGTCAAGCGAGAGAATCTGCTGCTGGTCGTTCATCTTGACCGGCTTGACGTTGACCTTGATGCCGGTTTTCTCCGTGTACTTCTTCGTAATATCTGTAATCGTAGCCACGCTGTCGGCGTTGTCGTCCGGCCAGATCGTCAGCTCGGCCGGCTTCTCCGGCATATTGGCCGCATCTGCGCCGGCCTTGTCGGCTGCGCCTGTGTTGGCCGCCGTGTTGGCAGCCGGCTCCGTTGCTGCGCCTGTATTTGCAGCGCCTGTATTTGCGGCGCCCGCATTGTTTTCCGCGTTGTTGTTGCTGCCGCATGCCGTCAGCCCCGTCAGCGCGATGGCCATCGCCAGCGCCGCTGCGGCGGTTTTTTGCTTCTTCATCTCTGTATCCTCCCCGGATCTCGTCGGTTGGTTTCGCTTGCTGATGTCATTGTAGGACTTTGGGGGGAGGTCCAACTACCAAAGTAATGACTTCAAAGATCAAGATTGTGACCTCGTGAAAAAACCGGAGACTGGCCTGACGAAGACAGCTTGCAGAAAATAAATCCCTCGGCATTGAACGATTTGTCTAAGCCAAACGACAAATAGGCACACTTGAGAACAGCAACCGTGAAGAGGAGGATGAAAGTTGATCAAGCTGCAAGGGGTAACGAAGAGATTTCAGGACAAGACGGCCCTGGATGGCTTCAGTGCGGATCTGGCAGCGGGGTCGATCACCGGATTGATCGGTCCCAACGGCGCCGGCAAGACGACGCTGATCCGGCTGCTGAACGGACTGCTGCTGCCGGAGGAAGGGTCCATCGCCGTGGATGGTCTGAGTCCGGAGAAGGATGGCGATGAGGTGCGGCGGAGCTGCGGCACGCTGACCGAACAGCCCGGACTGTACGACGATATGACGGGACGGGAGAATCTTCGGTTCTATGCCAGCCTGTATGGCATTCATGGCCTGGACAGAATCCAGGAGCTGTCCGGCGTGCTCTCGCTTCAGGAATTTCTCGACCGCAAGACCGGCACCTACAGCACCGGAATGAAAAAACGGCTCGGCCTCGCCCGAGCCATGCTGCACAAGCCGTCTGTGCTTCTGCTCGACGAGCCGACCAATGGCCTTGATCCCGACGGCACGCGGGATGTGCTGCTCTATCTGAAGCGGCTCAATGAGCATGAGGGCGTGACCGTGCTGATCTGCTCCCACGTGCTCTCCCAGCTGGAGACCGTCTGCTCCAGCTACATCTTTTTGGAGCAGGGAGCCAAGAAGGCCGAGGGCACGCTGCAGGAACTGCGGAAACGCTACATCTCCACCCTGCAGCTGGAAATCAGGGTTCGCGACTGGCAGGGACGCAACGGAAACATCCAGATCGAGGCGGAATCCTATGAGGCGCTGCCGGGCTTGCTGCGGTCCATTTCCGCGCAATCCCGGCTTTATGAAGCCCGCATCCTGAATGATGATCTGCAGTCCATCTACTTTCAGATCCGAAAGGAGAACTTGCCATGAACCGCTTCTCTCCCAGCTGGTCCATCGCCCGCAAGGATATCAACGCGCTCAAGGCCAGCCTGCAGCTATGGCTGCCTATGATCATCGTGCCGCTCGTATTCAGCGCCGTGCTGCCTGCGATTCTGCTGCTCGTGTTCCGCTATAAGGTGCTGCCGGGAGGCAGCGGCGGGTTCGGAAGCTCCAGCGACATCGCCTACCTGCTGAAGTCGGCAATCTCTCTCGCTCCGCCCTCTCTGCAGGCCGAGCTGTCGCAGCTGCCCAGCGACGGCCATCGGGTGCTCTACTTCATGCTCACCTACCTTATGGCTCCGATGTTCCTGCTCATCCCGGTCATGACCTCAAGCATCATCACCGCCAACAGCTTTGCCGGGGAGAAGGAGCGGAAGACGCTGGAAGGGCTGCTGTATGCGCCGATCTCCATGAACCAGCTCCTCCTCGGCAAAGGTCTCGCCGCCTTCCTGCCGTCGATAGCTTTGACACTGGGAAGCTTTGTCGTCTATGGGGTAATCGTCAATTCGCTGGCCTATCCGCTCTTCTCGCACCTGATCTTCCCGACCTGGAACTGGCTGCCGCTGCTGCTGCTCGTCGTGCCCTCGCTGACCGCGGTCATCGTCCTGGCGACGATGCTGGTATCGGCCAAGGTCAAGGGCTTCCAGGAAGCGTATCAGCTTGGCGGAGTCATCGTTCTGCCGGTACTGGCGCTCGTCGCCGGCCAGGCGACCGGCATGCTGCTGCTCGGCAACATCGCGATGCTGGCGCTGACGTCTCTGCTGGTCCTCATCGGATGGATCCTTTTCCGCTCGGCGCGGCATTTGGCCCTGCGGCATCGTTTTCTGGAGAAGCTGGGGTGAAGCTGAAAGGCGGCCGGCGGCGGCTCAAGGGCACAGCCATGTTAAGGGGCCGTCGCCTTCTTGCCAAGCCCCGCGCCATCGCTGATGGAAGGCGGCCTCGGATATTCCGTCCCCGTTGAATGCATGACACAAAAATGGAAATCCAAACAAGCCGCCCCTGGCTCCGGACCAGGGGCGGCTTGTTTCTTGTCGGCTCAAGACGAAGGATTCAGGAACCCGTCACGAATCCTTGTTGCGGGATTCCCGCGAAACAGCAGTGGAGCTGGCATTCAGCCAGCGGGACAGCTCGGCTAGATCAGCTTGGCCCTTCAATCATCCGGCAGCAGCTGGCGCGGCAGGATGAAACCATATTTGATTCAGGCCTTAAGGCAGACTAGCTTCCAGTCTCCACTGCGGATGCCTGCCGATTGTCTCCCGAAAGTCACGACAATCCCCTTTCCTTTTGTCCCCGTCTCACCTCTCCTCCGGAGCCAGGCTTTCCCGTCCACCGGAGCTCGCATAAGTCGCCGGGCGTTCATGAAGCGGCATCGGCGCAGGCGGCGCAGGCTTCCCGAGGAACAGCCGCAAGCCCCCCGCGATCAGCAGGAAGGATGTGACCGCCAGCGGCAGGCTGCGGAAGAACCAGTCATAGGCCGAGGCGAAGCGCGGAAGATAGTCGTAGATGGCCTGGCCAAGGAAGCGGTCCATCATATAATAGACGCCGAGCGCCATCAGCCCGGCTCCAAGCCAGCGGTGGTAGCGGGCAAGCTCGGTCAGGACGGGCACGTCCTGCATCTCGCCCCGCTGATAGCGGCCGTACTGCTGCAGAGCGTCGAACAGCGAGAAGCACCAGAGCAGCGGAAGCATGAACAGGAACAGCGTAATCCGCATGCTGTCCATGAGATAGATGAGCAGCAGGAATCCGAGCAGCAGCTGCAGCCCCCTCTTTTGCAAGCCGAGATACAGATGGCCGGCGCCGGGAAGGAACGACAGCAGCGCCGCCAGCGTTTTGTTTTTGCGGGATCCGGAGAAGCGGTTCTCCACTTCCTCGAACAAGGAGATGTCCCGAAGAAGCTCTCCCGCCTGCTTGCGGTTCACATGCAGGATGGCGTCGAACATGCTGTAGATCCATACGACCGGAAGCAGCAGAAGAAAAACGAGGAAAACCGGCGTATGCAGGACCACGGCGACGAAAACGATGAAAGCGCCGAGGCCGGCGAAAGATATCATGAAGGCGGTTCCGCGCTGCATGAGGCCAAGCGACATATGTCCCAGACCCGGGATGAAGGAGAGCACGATCGTCAAAGCCTTCTCCCTCTGGTCCTCGGCGGTTCTGAGCGGATACGCAAGGGCCGAAGGAATTCCGTTCCCGTCCATCGGGCCTGGAGCATAGGCATGCGTCTGCGCCGGGCGGGCAAGCACCGTCACGAGGATATCGATCATGCTGACTCCCCAGACTCCGATCGGAATCAGAAGGAGCGGAGCGGCATCCCCGTCCAGATTGTTCGTGACGGCGAGCAGCAGCATGATAGCGACCGGCCCCCATACAAAAGCGCC encodes:
- a CDS encoding ABC transporter permease subunit yields the protein MNRFSPSWSIARKDINALKASLQLWLPMIIVPLVFSAVLPAILLLVFRYKVLPGGSGGFGSSSDIAYLLKSAISLAPPSLQAELSQLPSDGHRVLYFMLTYLMAPMFLLIPVMTSSIITANSFAGEKERKTLEGLLYAPISMNQLLLGKGLAAFLPSIALTLGSFVVYGVIVNSLAYPLFSHLIFPTWNWLPLLLLVVPSLTAVIVLATMLVSAKVKGFQEAYQLGGVIVLPVLALVAGQATGMLLLGNIAMLALTSLLVLIGWILFRSARHLALRHRFLEKLG
- a CDS encoding ABC transporter ATP-binding protein; translation: MIKLQGVTKRFQDKTALDGFSADLAAGSITGLIGPNGAGKTTLIRLLNGLLLPEEGSIAVDGLSPEKDGDEVRRSCGTLTEQPGLYDDMTGRENLRFYASLYGIHGLDRIQELSGVLSLQEFLDRKTGTYSTGMKKRLGLARAMLHKPSVLLLDEPTNGLDPDGTRDVLLYLKRLNEHEGVTVLICSHVLSQLETVCSSYIFLEQGAKKAEGTLQELRKRYISTLQLEIRVRDWQGRNGNIQIEAESYEALPGLLRSISAQSRLYEARILNDDLQSIYFQIRKENLP